In Pseudorasbora parva isolate DD20220531a chromosome 1, ASM2467924v1, whole genome shotgun sequence, the DNA window ttaggatggcttgaggttgagtaaatcatggggtaattttcagctatccctttaagatgatAGAGGATGTTTCTACAGGCTTTGCTGCTGTTATATAATTTGGAAGAAACATTGAGAACTTTACTCAAGCTATTCAAATGCACTCTGTGTTTGGTTTCTGTTGACAAACTATGTATAGgctccatacacacacacacacacacacacacacatacacacagatgtAAGTATATAGGCTGTAATGTTGAGAATTTCAAGCTGCTTCACAAAAGGGCAGGCAAGCCGAAGTTTATATTATGCTACTCATGTATTTGTGTTCGtgtctgttaaaaaaaatagatgtATCTGAAATGTGGGGCTTATTGAAAAGTAAGGATTTGCTCTATTTTTTTGCTCCGTTTCAGGCAGTCAAGactaaacaaaacacaaaaatttGCACAGCAATTATACACTAATGCAAGCACATATGGCTTCTATCATTCAGCCTGTatttctcataattatgacattttttctcagaattttgTCTATTTCTTGTAATTGCGGCtttactgtacatctctgacaATCTATATCTCTGGCAATCATGTAACTTTATCTCAATTACCTAAAAACCGGCTTCCATAGTGTGTGCCCTGCCATGCATTGCCTGTCCTCTCTCTATAGAGCGGCGGTGTAACAGGAGCTCGGCCTATACGTCTATGAATAGCAAGCTGTCTAGCTTTACTCAGAGCTGATACCATACAGTATATACTGAGTCTTAATGTTCATTCCACGCATTTTTCATGCACGTTTCACCGGCACAAAAGAGATCTTTATGTGGAAGGTCTGGTTTCAACTTGTTATGCGCACACACTGACATCGGTAGAGGGCTGGGCGCCTAGGACTGGAAGTGAGGGCACATATTCATGGGTGGCCTGTTACCACAGGAGTACCTGTATTATTCAGAACACACGGTGGCCCCCGGGACAGCTCTTCTCAAGGTGAATTAAACCTCAAACTCTGCAGCACTTACAAACACTTGCAATGCAGCAGCATTTCTATTCTTGCACATGCAGGAAAAACCTGATGGCCACAAACACTCTCACCTCCAGGAGAAACACAGATGTGAAGTTGTGCTCCACCCGTGACCTGATTGCGATTCACACGTGTGTGTATTTCCTCCGGGGGTCTGAGGCTCAGCACACCAATGAAGCCTACCGGGGGGAAAATACATGACTCTTTTGAACTTTTGACATGAAAAGAAGTGACAAAAACTGTCATAAAGATGCTGGCGTGTATCTGGCAGCAGATACTTGTGAATTTTATTTGATTTCTTTAATGATGTGCacggataaatcatttataatatataccacaatattccataaaaaacaaGAATTGTCCATTTCGATTTCattgtgacatttttttaatgtgaagTATCACATGCTCATACATGCTACTggataatgttaaaaaataaccAAATATCTATATAAGCTGTGTTTTATAAAATCACATTCAGGTCTGAATCCATTCTGCTTTGTTCTGATCCAATAATTTCCCAATGTATAATTTTTAAGTCATGCACaatatatttttctaataaaaaatatgtttcaCTTAGAAATGttgtattacagaaataaaatggGTTGTGAATGTTTGAATGTTGTCTTCATACATGTGATATGAATATATAactaatatttataaataagcCTACATAAAATGTGCATTGtagaaaaatacagaaaatataaaaaaaatacagaaaatataaataaaatagtaGCCTAAATATGTACTCAAAAAAggataatgtttttaaaagggtGCATTTAGCTCATCaaaagcaaaagcactaataGTCAAAGccctaatattatatatatatatatatatatatatatatatatatatatatatatatatatatatatatatatatatatatatatatatatatatatatatattcctgtgttggtaaaactgaattttcattaTGATAttatgatttgatgctcaagaaacatttagtaTTAGCCTTTTAGCAATGTGTGCTTCATAttattttttaggattctttaataaaaaataaaaaagaacagcatttatttggaaTAAAAATCTTTTATAACATCGTAAACTTCTTTAGTGTcgcttttgattaatttaatgcttTTTTGCAGAATCAAAGTATATTAATTTCCTCTTTCTTAATTAAATTCAGAAAATAGGCTACTATTATGAACGTGAATATCCCTTTACCGTCATTGCTACCCGTTGTCTGCATCATACGACCGCATACGACGCATTAGATTAAAATAATAGGTAGCCTATCTCGTTTTTAAAAAACGCTAAAActgagatgaaaaaaaaaatcactttccATATTCAGTTAGAAATTTACATTTGCTATGTTAAACTGCCTGCTtgtgctatcggaattatcgtaaatacgagaaTGAAAGCGGATAATCTAGCATCGTCTATTTTTATGGTTGTCAGTGCGTACACTACATATAATTTGGTATATAAGATTATGGTACATAAGATTTTCCTaataaatatgcaaaaataAACCTTGTTTCCACGATCCGTGTTCATTTCGAATGCAACAAGCTCTTGATTACGACTTCTGCAGTTCTTGAAGTATTTAATTTCCGATAGCACGCATTCACTTCCGTTATCTCatgcagtgaaaaaaaaaaaaacatccacaaAGAAAAAGACAAGACAGTACAGGCTACTTTTGATTTTTAACAAACTCTCAGCTTTCAAACTGTAGGTAGGCTATTACGAAATTCACATGATGAATATTGTCTTGGCGCTCTTTAATGTGGCCAGATTGAACTTCCTCAGGACCATCACTTCCGCTTGAAAGAGGTTATGTTGAAACAAAATATTGATATAAGGCTACTGAATTAGGCTATATGTCTCGTGTAATCCTCAACCaaggaaataattaaataaaacagcttgtaaacaatgtcaCATAACcctaggctacatttatttacctcagaaaaccTATTCAAGTGTCCATAAACTAAAGTGGGGGGAAAAGGCattttttgcaacaaaaaacactatattaaacatttattatatttttacttttatagcCAAGttaagcaaaacaaaaaataaatccaaAAAAAGACTAAAGTctagaaaaatacatttatttgatcaattgCATGCTGCAAAAAAGTGCAAAGTGCAGGTGACGTATTTGCAGCATGCAATTGAtaatattgatatatatatatttttttcttctagaTTTTCCTTTTTGGATTCAGTGTGCGGTcagccatttatttatttttttcgttGGGTTTATTTggttgggttttttttttttttttttttttccaagttgATTTTTTTGGTTCTATGCACCtgaaggaaaatatatttttttcaactGAGAGGCCAACAATCTTTGACCTActcttttatatttaaaacgGTCTAATATGCAATCGTATACAAATCAGTTGTTAAAGGTTCAGTGTGTAATAGTTATGtagtctgacaagccagacccacatcaagatgtttggtctggaaactcaccattgacagctcaatccgaggggcggataaacggttgtctttcaaactccctctgcacgcgataggatagcgctacaccaaccagagcaacgaaggggaagtagagcttgttgacagattaaactttcgccgtatccggtcggcacaactccgaacacatcttccctttttaagaatgacttcagtgccgttctttgttcttttctcagagaaaagcttaactccaagtcttccagagtcgcggtcaaagctgattcgaaagaccgccgttcgccagcttctgtttactagaagcacgcaaacgcaacttggcaTTCTGTTAAGCCCcgccaccaactctatacacgatgtgattggcccgaccagagtttggcgtttacagctcagaagggtattgagagttgctagacgacactcggggcagattagatttgctgccgctagagtgcgtctagatttctaggctaatagtTATGAGGATATAGTGAAAGAAATGCAATACAATAtgcataactatgttttcagtggtgtatacaCAATGAACTGTTATGTTTTTAATACCTTAGAATAAGCCATTTCTATCTCCATACAGGacaggtccccttacagtgaagtcgccattttgtgccgccatgtttctacagtagccctaaaaggacaaacttctctacagagcgctagctactctctgctgtctcagaggacatctttgtcctgtgtcagccaccgaAGCTTCACTTTGTGCTTCGAAAGCAAAGTGAGGGATGAGCGAGGgcggttgcaattcacaacctcaccactagatgctgctaaaattgtgcacctttaatttcagtgcacctttaattttaaCCTTTAATAAAAGGTTACCTAGTTTAAAACATTGGAGGGGAAAAATCCTTGAGAATAAATAACGTACTAAGcgtatatatttatgtaaatcTCAATATGAATCATATTGAATCGCAAGCTTATGAATCACAGGTTGGCAGCCTTGATGTCTTCCAAAAAGGTGCAATTTTTATTTAGTTAGGCCTACTTTATATAGTGTTGATATGGCAGTTAGTGAATACCTCAAATTTTGTCACAATATCATGTGTGGAAACTTTTAACTGTGTGTCACAGCTAGCCTCGCTCACCCCGGCCCAGTCCAGCCTCAAAGATGTTAACTTTAACCTTATGCTAATTTTATACGGCTGCTAATAGCTCTAGCCTTGCAACATATACCTACTCTCTCACAGCTGAGCTGCAGCAGGAAGTCTTCCTGCTTTATTACTTCCCTTTTGGCTCAGCGAGGCAGGAAGGCCAGCGAGTATGTGCACATGAGAAGGAGAGTGACAGAGACGCAGTACTAGTCTTGGTTATCACAACAAGCTAATTTAGCATTTATGTTCTTTCTTACAGCCCCCTGTTTCCTCTCCTGTCCTCACAGATTTAAATCTGACACAGTTGTAATGCGTTTAATCCATGAGCCCCATTGATTGCTCCGTCGTTTGAGTGGAAGGTCCAACCAAAGTTCAGCAGACGCAGGTCGATGGGGAACAGTAGTTTTGCTGTGTGTATTCATCGCCCACAGCATGAAGGGTAATTATGTTTTAACGCGTTTTAATACCCTGTCATTATTGCTAAACAAAAACAGCTTTCTTTTTTGACCCTTTTCTCCTGCCAGTATCTCTCCTATCTGCTAACAAGGTGGCCATATTTAGCATATCAACATGTTTATGTGCTACTCTGAGAGAAGCTAGTTTAGACAGTCAAACTGAGGACGCTCAGATGAGATTTAGAGGATGTTTCTGAATGGCTGAGACCGAAGCGTTCAGAAGTTGGCTTCACTTCTGAACAAAAAGGCTCCCTGTACCCTAAGCTGTACAGAGTGTGAATAGCCGAGCGGTGCGAGAGCGAGGAGGGGTCACGTCACCGCGGGGCCTCTATATTTTATTTTCCCCAAGAGCTGCCTGAGATCCCACAGGCACATGCTACAGAATTCCCCCTCAGAAAGAGGGAGGGACGGATGGAGGGAGGGAGACCAGAAGACTTGGGTGAGAAAACGACAGAATGCAACGTGTTCACACAGTCATTTTTGCCTTTTAGCCTGCCCTATATGTTTACTTGTTTTCAAACTggaaaatcattaaaaaaatatcaaacctTGTCATACGGAAAAGCTTCAGATTCTCACTGCAAACTTCTTAAGAAAATGGAATGTTCCATTGTTGTAGCATTTTAGGGGGGAAGTGTGGTAATCCATTGTACAATGTATGTGGTCATGATTGACAGAAAaccctttatttttttttttgtcccggGCCTCATGCTGGGCAGTTCGCATGGGGTGTAGACAAGGGgattttgtttttgctttggcCCCTCTAATGGGAAAAGGTTAGGGGTCATTTTTCAAAATGTGGCTGTAAAACTTGCCATTAATGATTATGTTTGTTGATCAATCCGAAATTATAATGTTGATTGATTCCAGTaagtaattataataaaaaaattgcatGCTAAAAAATGTTCTTCGCACATTGCAGGCTTGCTCAAATATATATGCATTTTCAGGTGCTTTAATTTTTCTTGTGTTACACAAGTCCTGATTAAAGAAGAACACACACAACCCCTCAATGAACTCCAGGAACCCTGTGAGATCATTCTGACGGCACACACATCCCATCTGGTGGCCATCTGAGGCACACGCACTGAAAAAATATTGCTGGATCAACCTAAACTTCCTGACATATTGTGGACCAAATCTAAAATATTCAGTTTAAGAAGATAAATATTCAGTTTTGATTAGCTTTGATTATCTttgtcaaccaatcagatttgagggacacGTTTGTCAAGTTTAGGCTAAAAGGGTTACATAAacttatgtaattaatgactcaccctaatgtcgttccacacccgtgagacctccgttcatcttcagaacacagtttaagatattttatatttagttcgagagcgtatgcaagtgtatgcacactatactgtccatgtccagaaagggaataaaaacatcatcagagtagtccatacgggacatcagttagttgatgagaatctcttgaagcagcaaaaatacattttggtccaaaaaccacaaaaactacgactttattcagcattgtcttctcttctgcgtttgttttcaaacctcaaataaagattcaaatggtcatgaatcagcgtatattgattcatgattcggatcgcgtgtcaaactgctgaaatcacgtgacattggcgatccgaatcatgaattaatacgctgattcataaccgtttgaatctttatttgaggattgaaaacaaacgcggaagagaagacaatgctgaataaagtcgtagtttttgtggtttttggaccaaaatgtattttcgatgcttcaagagattctcatcaactaactgatgtcccatatgactactctgatgatgtttttattccctttctggacatggacagtatagtgtgcatacacttgcatacactctcggactacatataaaatatcttaaactgtgttctgaagatgaacggaggtcttacgggtgtggagcgtgagtcattaattacataaatttcatttttgggtgaactaaccctttaaaaccagGGTTAAGTCCCTCTACATCAGTGTGATTCACCCGtcatttccctctgattttaggTTTAGGTCTTAGGGTTAGGACTACATTTTTGGACAGGAAttttgttccaggatcaacatgTCTGACTTGGCCAAATCGCAATATAAAAATTAAGTGAACGTGGGAgtgaattttaaatattttcactTAGTTTATATGTTGCATTTTTGCCAAGTATTCATTAATTCCATTTTCTCTATTctaaatatttcaaacaaaacATGATCACTTAAGAACACTGTTACCCAAGTCCTAATTTCAGAATTAAAGTAATAATCATACTAATACTGCAGGACTATTGTTAATTAATACTATAGTAATACTATACTATAGTAATGTATTAGTATTATAATTAATACTAATACATTACAACTTCACAAAATAGTAAGTGACCGTAAGAAAATAAAGCATTGAAaaccaccatcagggcaataattaaaaTTTGAATCAACTAAAGATTTTATGAATCTGCCAGGAAGAGAATGTATATCATCCTAATGCACAGCGAGGAGGATGTTTGAGTTGACAAAGACTCTCCAGGGATCACAAATGAGTATCGCAGAGGGCTCAGAAAGCTTACAGAAAAATTATCAAACAGCCTCTACAGCACCACATGTTTTTatcaagaaaaatcctcctcaATCACCCAGAAAAAAACTCCAACATATTCAGTACATATTCAGCATACAAACATCTGAAACTTCAGACACGactggttctgtggtcagattaaaaataaataaaaaaataaaataaaataaaaagagctttttgtATGAAAAGCATTTCATAATGCGATTTACCCCCCaactttcaattattttacttcaatgacaggttagatttttgtgaatgGGGGTTAACCAATGCGGAAATAAACAATTATTTGCAATGCGTGATTAAGTTTAGCTCTGCATTTGCCTAAACAACTAAAAATCATAGTTTTTCAGTACCACTCCAAGGCAACTTGGAAATTTCAAGGACATTTCCAGGAAACGGACCCCAGAGCTGGGGATTTTGGTAACTGAACTATTAATAGTAAACAGCGTGTTCGCATGAACAGTTTAAGCTATTCTCCGCATAAGTAAACTAATATGTTTagtgacaaaaaatatataattttgaagGCCTATGTAAAGTTACTGTAGACTCATTATATTGCTATGCTTGAAAGGATCATGTGAATGAAATAACCAAATTATATTTGATAATTTTTGACAAATTATTTGACACATGTTTATCAAATGCAAGTAACGAGAAAACCGAATGAGACTCAGAACTCAaatttaatgtaaattaattgaTGACAGTTCTGGCGCCATCTGCCTACAGAAGAGAGAAGCAGTCTGTCGACGTCAATGACGGCTGGCGTTGGATACAGTTGAAATATGAAGGAGGCAGATGTCATTCTGAGGTAATTGTGACCAACATAGTGGTATTGGGTATCGATGTTACCTCAGAAAATGGATCAATACCCTCTGCTGTAGGTGTAGGATCCAGCTGTGGCTCAGAGGAATTGACAGTTGGTTGAGGTACAGTATATTCTTCTGTGAAGGACAGCTGAGATTCTGTGGTGAGGTCTATAGCAGCTGTTGTCATAAACTCAGGTCCACTTAAATCCACCGTACTTTCATCGGTTTTGTTTTGTAAGGCTGAGGTTATAGAGGAATTGTCTTTTGTTGAGGAGTTGTCTTTTGTCGAGTCAAAAAGCAACTCTTTAAAGCTTTCTTCCATCAGTGGGGTTGAAGTGGAGGTGTTTTGAAGACTTCCGAGATCCACTTCTTCCTTTGCCTTGCTGTTAGCAGAATGTAATTTGGTGAAGGTGGCGCTACCTGCTATATCTGAAAACCGAACTGGTTTATAATTGTTAAGACCTGTCCTTGATGAAGACATGTTGGGGTTTAGTTTGGCTTCATTAAGCGTATTAACCAACCTTCCGACAACAAAGCTGCTTGTGGGACTTGATGCCTGGGACACACCAACAGCACTGAGGTCGATATCCATTTTTGAGATTTCAGTTGTTCCATTCGTCCAGGCTGAGGGAAGGATGTTAGCTGTAATGTTTTTTACATGGTTATGTTTTTTAGTAGGTCTGTATATAATTGACGAGCTATTGGTTTTAGTACTATTAATGTCAGCAGCTCTTTGTATTGCAGACTGAGAGGTTGGGATTGAATAGATATCCTTGCTTGAATTTTCGCCTTTTTGAGTCACTTCAGCCGGCCTACCACCAGTCACAACGCTGCTTGTTGGTCTTGATTGTGTGCCACCTCGTTTTTTGTCCTTCTTACGTTTTTTTACCAGACCATTTTCCTTGAGTTTATACCTCTGAAGTGGCTGGATAACAGCAGCATTGCCAGTCATTTTGTTCATAATAGAAGACTTAAGAACCGGAAGAACAAGCTCTGATGTGGGATTCTCAGGACTGTTGCTAGATTTAGTGGACGTGGAGTACATGTCGGGTCCAACAAACCTGCCGTTTGAGGATATCACTGTTGGGATTTCACCTTGGTTCGATTCAGTCTGAGCTTGAGTGTTTTGGGCTGAAGTAAATGGTGTTTTTGACTGAACTTCATTCAATTTTAATCTGTTGTACCCCATTTTAGGATATTTCTGAATAGAATCTGCTCCATTATTTGTATCAAGACCTGCTGAAGTATTTGTGCCGGCTACTTTCATTGCTAAAGCATTTGGCATGCCAGACATGTTACTTACAACTTCAGTAGAAGAGACGGTTTCACGCTGAGGTCCATTATCAAAAGAATCTGTCTGATCCCGATCAGGTTGTTTTTCTTGGCTTGTTGCAATGTCCTTGATCTGGAAAAGTGTTTTTTCATAACTATTAAGTGTCAAGGGCTTTTGTGCACGTACACTTAGGGCGTTACGAGGATAAGGATGGGCATATTGCACATTAGATGAAGAGTTTAGGAAAGTCTTTTGGGCAAAGTGCATTTCTGTTTTTTGTAGAGATGTCTGCATTGTAGGGGCAAATATGAAACCTCTAAAAGCAAATGGCTTTTTAGAAGTCAGATAATATGGTTGGATTCGGCTACTAGACATACCTGAATTTTTAGATGTGGCTTGATTAGCAGACACAGATGGACTAATGCTGTGGACGTTCTTCATTTTGTTATCTGGCACGAGACTTGGCACTGGATAATTTTTAGTGACTAATACTTGTGCTGTACTTTGGCCGGAGGATTTCAGATCTGTCCTATTTCCTGCATTATGCTGACTCGTCTTCCTAAATGAATATGTTGTGTCTGGCAGATCAAAATGTGCATCTTGTTCCGCAAACAAGGTGTTCATTGGAAACTGCATTCGTGGGGTCAAATGTGTGCCCCGTTTTGTCTGGTTGAATAGTGCAGCCGTTGGACTTCGGATGCCAATGTTTTGATCTGATAAGAACCCTTTGTAAGAGCGGGCAGCGTTGGTCTCTAAAGGCCGGATGGCAGACATGCCTGTTGCCAAATTATCATACTTCTTTTGACTGGGGAACCTTTGAATGGGAGCAGAA includes these proteins:
- the LOC137078608 gene encoding uncharacterized protein gives rise to the protein MCLQYYLRLPLVCLILSVVGCFPELSSGDITENDPKIKKQALENFRSVKPAIQNSIRSDLQRNIEQFNNRSQLLRMNSSLFSQRNDANAKKSSFSPTEARASADIYYRSVPNMISSHVNSRNDPVELTVKYNNGVDAKRSNAFQTVQREPNPLYFTANQKSSSDINLAPWLMKKGLTNGMHTANEFRSGSFGYQHISKSKSEMYSDSSRPLGLNEPYLRETIFAQPVFRPAHAERIPTNFMSGSSTVKYDTSGGNVLFDNFLQNNGQHQKGLRKVVPSSTSLSIVRANQQASKSLPHAFSDGTEVTSYENMRDVALSKVSKPPAVQPRITPVIKKSNSKGGQSIFPLIKSQMFFSQDDQVKQSNSERAASVKANPGSSFKYGMGSYTFKDIQSTQNGYQSSQNSAPIQRFPSQKKYDNLATGMSAIRPLETNAARSYKGFLSDQNIGIRSPTAALFNQTKRGTHLTPRMQFPMNTLFAEQDAHFDLPDTTYSFRKTSQHNAGNRTDLKSSGQSTAQVLVTKNYPVPSLVPDNKMKNVHSISPSVSANQATSKNSGMSSSRIQPYYLTSKKPFAFRGFIFAPTMQTSLQKTEMHFAQKTFLNSSSNVQYAHPYPRNALSVRAQKPLTLNSYEKTLFQIKDIATSQEKQPDRDQTDSFDNGPQRETVSSTEVVSNMSGMPNALAMKVAGTNTSAGLDTNNGADSIQKYPKMGYNRLKLNEVQSKTPFTSAQNTQAQTESNQGEIPTVISSNGRFVGPDMYSTSTKSSNSPENPTSELVLPVLKSSIMNKMTGNAAVIQPLQRYKLKENGLVKKRKKDKKRGGTQSRPTSSVVTGGRPAEVTQKGENSSKDIYSIPTSQSAIQRAADINSTKTNSSSIIYRPTKKHNHVKNITANILPSAWTNGTTEISKMDIDLSAVGVSQASSPTSSFVVGRLVNTLNEAKLNPNMSSSRTGLNNYKPVRFSDIAGSATFTKLHSANSKAKEEVDLGSLQNTSTSTPLMEESFKELLFDSTKDNSSTKDNSSITSALQNKTDESTVDLSGPEFMTTAAIDLTTESQLSFTEEYTVPQPTVNSSEPQLDPTPTAEGIDPFSEVTSIPNTTMLVTITSE